The Zeugodacus cucurbitae isolate PBARC_wt_2022May chromosome 4, idZeuCucr1.2, whole genome shotgun sequence genome includes the window acaaaaaaaaaaaaaaacaaatattaaacaaaagatTTCAAAGTATACAAATGTAATTGGCATATAAGGCaggctaatatttaaaatttcagttatggaaatttaaatagaaattttcaaaagtaaTTTCCTAGGAATGCCTAATTAATAATTCAAATGACTGGATACATACCATTACTGCGTTAGGGATTTCTAAtgacttttgaaaatattaaaaaaaattgtaagaaaaaTTTTTAGGGCCCTTGATATTACTGTATAGCCGATTTGaaactttttatttacttacagtGATCATTATATTCTCATTAATTATTGTTTAGCCTGTAGCAGTAAGTTTccagtaaaaaaaatatcttttctgggataaaaaatattttttcttgtcaaTATCACTAAGTTATATTACTTATATTCGGTTCACTTAACATTACTTTAACTGGGTTATGAAAATAACAGTACGCATTTAGAACTCTTTAGACAGGAAaatgatatatatgtacatacatatctacatataactAACTATGCCGCGTTGGCCTATTTTACTTCTAGAAAAACTATTCAAACTTTTCACTTGGCTGACAGAAAACAATTCTTAATGATTTTCCGGGCTAATTTTAGAAACTTTCTATCTtctaaatcgaaatatttgggaTATGAAATTATTATGGATGTGTGTACACACTATACGTACATAAATACTTAGTATATACACATCTATATATAAGACCAATCGACCAAAGGTGACATTGCTATAACAAAATGACTTTACCAAAGTATACACACCGAAAATAtagtatctatatatacataaatattatatatacgtaaatatataaataaatatgtgtacagCGATATTAGAGTGCGTTTGAACcctaacaaatattatttcatattttccaattatatataaattatgataatatttttctcatattttttgtaaaattttatttatctttttaacatgaaaattatttgtGGTGAATATTTCGTGGCAGTCGTACTTcacacatttttaattgttgATAAAAAAACGGCACACGAACTAATTGCACGCCAAATAACTTAACAATTCAACGAAAAAACCCTATTAATCAGTTAAATTTTGCAGTAAAAACAGCTACGTGCATGAGGTCATGACTATTTACTAGGAATtgcaaaaatcacttttttctgAGCTGTGTGTAGTTAATGTAATGCGGAACGCACgagtatgtgcatatgtgcaaatataattaaatgtatgtacatacatatgtacatatgcaattaaatacaaaaaaatataatgaaatcgTCACACTCTGTAACTGCCACATCGAGGAAATTCAATACAtttgttaaacaaataattacaattgTTACTTTAAATCACACAAATGTTAactgttttcttaaaaaaaaaattaaaaataaaaactcgatttatttgcttacattttttgttttttgtttacgcTGATCGTATTTAGTtttgtactttttatttttctttgctcAATGAAACTTTTGCAAAGCTTAAGTAGCGGTTTTGAACACTGACAAGACACTTGGCGGGAACTGAAATCGCGTTAAAACGTCTGCTCACGGCGACAGCGTCGAACTGTTTGACTTTGACTGGATTTCGTTGCGATACAACTGCTTGGTGAGCGCCATATGAATATCgtttatatgtacatgaaaCGTGAATCGCTGCTGCTGCGCCACACCGCTGCTGCATTGTGATGACTCGCCCGGCAACCAGCCAGCCACTAGAGAGTGCGGTGGTGACGTAGAGGGCCGAGGGCAGCAACAACGCCACGTCGACTGCAGTCGCAGCAACAGCGACTACAGCAGTCAGAGCACGCACGCATTGTTGGTTGTGCTCGGGTGGTGGAGGACGGGTGGTTGGTTGTTCGAGTACTGAGCGCAGGGGGAGCACCATGAATGACGAAATTTTGGATATTCGGCATGAAAGTAGCGTCGCTTCGGCTTGCTTTGTTGTAGCAGCGGCGTTTGCtgtgtacatacaaacacactcattTATCGTTTGCTCTTGCCTTTTGTCCCAgtgtacatacagacacacatacgcCCATACAATACGAATTTCTCGGTTGGTGTGTCAGcaatgtttattgttgttgctattttgtgTATGCCGGCATACATATGCGTCAAGGTGACCTTTGGGGCGAGAAACACGAAAGAGAGCGCTCACACTCGATAGTCAGCTGGTTTTTTTCTTGGTTGAGTTGTCTGTCTTTGCCTTGGTAACTGCcggtgcaattgttgttgttgccactattgctttttcattttcatacttTGCGTATTTTGGAAATGTCGGGAGCAAAATTTCATACCGTATGTGGGATGTGACTTGCCAAGGagaacatatatacaaatatgtgtgaAAGTGGATAAACTATGGAACAGCTGTTCAGTAATGAAGAGTACTAGTtattaatcaataaataaataatttttctataagGCGCCATATTTTGAGGGATATTTAAAATCTTTGAGTTCAAAAATACGAGGATTTTATTTGGTTACTGTATTCCGTCGAGGATGCACGAAAAGTGTCAACGAAATCAGCATCTGTTTGGTATCAtttttattgtacaatatataaCCTTcgattggaaatatttttgtattttatcataagtattttaaagaaaaaggaGTGGAtagaagaaaattatatgaaatgatGACGCCAACCTTTTGGAATATTCGAATTTCCAGGAATTTTTTTATCTACCGTCTATGGATGATTGATGGAACCCGTTTTGTTAAAAGAACTTTCCTGATTCCATTCATACATACCTATCTAATGCATTGATACTGACTTAAGAACGGAGGAATATCTTCGGTTAGGAACTTAACCGACTTTTAgtgaaattttccattttcgttAACTGCAGCAAATACTATCAGACCTGTTAACCAAAACTGAATCTTAAATTTGACAGCAGTATAAAGACAAACTAATCACTACAatgaattttatatgttttgaaaaAGAAGATTGAAATCAGAAATCATTGTGCGCCGAAAATTGGGAAACATTAATTCGagacaatatttacaaattagtcTACCCACTGAAAGTGCTTTCAATGTTTAGAGAGAAGTTTAAGCAACTATTAGAAGGAaggatatcattgaaaaatttacttacAGATTGATTAATCTAAACATGGTAAAATCAAAGAAGTCAGATCAAACTCTATATAgactattaaataataatatgctGACATAACTGTAGAAGAAGAAAACGAcccttaaaacaaaattatagctGTATCATCTATAAGAGAATCGAAATTCGTTTCTTCGTTTCCACGAGATTTGtatatttactgaaattttattcattatttgtaTTAGATTTCCTGTTTGGTGTGCATACTCCCACCTTTCTCATTTGAGAATactcaaattttattcaaaaataacaaCGTCATGAGAGTATTGCGCGCAGTCTCTGACTTcctcaaaaatcaataaagatatTACCTATCATCACGGTCTCCCTACGTGTATGTTCATATTGTTGTACGTATATAAATGCAGTGCATCTGAGGTAATTAGACTGTATGAAGTTCAATGCAAACTTAAACAACTCGAATGTTATTGTTAATTAAACAAACATTATTGTATTGAAGTAAACAAAATCAATAGCAATTATAGGAATATTTCGGTCCCTTTATTATTATCTAATAAACAATTACTATTGCTATAAGCAAACGAAAGAAAGAACCGCTGAAgtcaatttcagtgaaatttgaAATGGAAATACCAATATTGGATAATGAGAAATCGTTTTTTAACTGAACTAAAATGGTAGCCAgtgatttaaaaacttcttaaaGACTATGGAACAACAATTTGTTCTCCTCTTAATTAGACATTTCATCTTTCGGACGCGTAAACgggatatgtattttttaagctAGTAAATGCAAACCTTTCTTAATGACGTTAGTACCGAAAAATTAAGGGAATTTCACtcgataatttttttctattatgtaCGGACTCAGCATTCTATATTTAATGTTTCAGAAAGAAATGTGTCGCTCTCAAACTAAGAAAAAAGGGAACGAAAGTAGACGAAATACCAAAAAGTCAACGCTCAGCCACAAGAATAGGTTTCCCGTGCGCTTCGCTTATGggttatccagtctggaaaaagcagaactaacggcacggatgttgtttccaatgatatcgatatcatcggcgtacgccagcagctgtacacttaTAGAACATTGTACctcctctatttagctctgcagctcgtattattttctccagcatcaggttaaagaagtcacacaatagtgagtcaccttgtctgaaacctcgttttgtatcgaacggctcggagaggtccttcccgatcccgaCGGAGCCTTTGGTGTTGTCAGCTTGTAGGCATACCAAATTGATGTACATTTCCCAGGTCTatagccacactgataaggtccaaacagtttgttaacggtgggctttagtctttcacacagtacgctcgatagaaccttataagcgatgttaaggagcttatcccacggtaattgtgGGGATTGTGGGGTcaccctttttgtggattgggcagagtacactgagattccaattgcGGGCATGTATCAGGATCCATACGCATTTATGAAATAtggctttttgtttttggctttttgAAATCTAAAAGCTTGCCTTAACAATTCTagaaatatttggaattttatgCACAATGTCTATAATACACTGTGGTTAATCAACCCCTTTtcacatattaataaaaaaataattaaaaagaaatattcccGATAAGATACGGAATACTAATTAGTCGAAAGTCTACAGTAAGCGTTAATCGGAAGAAACTGTCATCTAAAGTATGAGTGTACACTTGATAAATATACACAACGGACGTCAGCCTTAgacgaatataaaaaatacgccGCAATCCGTTAATTTTGTATGCGTCACTAATATTGATACTAGTCAAACATATGATCACACCTGACTCTCCGCCGGTATCGGAAACCAGATTAACATCAATCTTGCATACCTTTATTCGTACGCTCTAACTAAACAACTCGATGAAGTCTGGGCTTCTACAATATCACAGTCACGTGCACTTATACGTCGTGCTTACACTTGCGTGCGTAAATTTTGATGCAAGCGCAAGTGTTCGTTAACAGATATTTACCCTTGCTATCGAAAATTTCTTTTTGCTTGCGTTCACTTACCTTTGTACCATTCTTGGTTCAGCGTCACATTGCCAATGCCGCGCACACTGTATGTGGCGCTGATTGAGAAACACTTTTGGAGTCTTAAGATCTTCAGCATATTCGTCCGTTTATTGGCGTGTATGAATTTTGCTGTTCAAACTTTGCTTTTCGACTCCGTTCGATCGCCCTTGACTTTGCGTGAGATACCGTTGTTTGCGAACTGCAGTTGTTCGCGTAGTGCTCGTCGAAAAGGTTCTGACAGCTTTGCATAggttttgtaaacaaataacgCTGTTGAAGCACATGCATACTGGGAACTTGAAAACCAGTTGCTTTGCTGACACATAATTATTGCAaatgtatggatgtgtgtatgtatgtgtatgttttagGCCGTATGTAAAACAAATTCTGAGTAGCATTTAATCATACGATAAGGCTTGCAAATCCTTTGGCCAACTAGATTGATCGGCGCTTCAATGACACTCGTCTGggaaccaaacaaaaaaaaaaaaaacaatgatttaattgaaaaaaataataaatttgcgcATATTCATATGACATGCATTATGTGTACTCGTATATCACTGCTAATGGGTTTGCTGGCTGATGATAAGGTAGCGGACTCATTGATGAGTGTGTATGCATTAGCTGATTAGAGGTTATACGCCGCGTGGGCAGCGTTATCAACGCGTAACAAAGTCATCAACGAAATTTCCATACGAAAATGCGATAATGACTGACTGGCGAAATCGATAACGGTAAACGAAGATATCCACACAAGCGGtgtttatatgtacaaaaaatttctagatatatatatctatgtatgacTACCTAATTATCATTTCATTAAGAAATTAGcacacaaaaatgaaaaacttgAAAGCACCTCAAAATACCCAAAATATTTCTCAGAAATGTATGTCATATATCATTGGGCACGATCTAAtatagtatttaaatttaacgTTATATTCTAGAGCTCTAGAGTTCTTCAAAAACGTCTTGATCTGTAGATCTGATattgatttgaataaaattattcaCAACCAAAATAGATTGATATCCAAAAATCTTCCCCTAATCAGAATTTAAGCTGTTTTGATAAtagattattattaaaaataatgttttaggGCCATAATCTTTCGTAAATTGCAtcactaattaaaaaaattgaaaaacctCTCGAAAAACTTGATTACTGTAatgtaaaatatcaaataaatatttgaaaatcaattgggattgttttgaacaagaatcACCGTCTGATAACCTTCACGGTGTATCTCATATTCTATCATACAACTGACCTAAGTCCATATTTGTACACAATACATGTCTTTTCATAATCATAAGTATGTAATTacgcaaatttgtttaaaaaacattGAAACTTAATAGAAGCGATTTAATATAGATAACTGTCATTATCAACTAAACCGCTATCAATCATCAGAGCCACGCGCTCTGGCGCTGCAAGTCGTGTGTGCAGATACGTAAAGGAACTCATGTATCTGATTATGAACTCTTGACGTcagctcacatacatacatacatacatacatttggagACAATACATTGCATTTAAAAACTTGTTGTTAGCCCGATTTTCGCTCCACCATCTGATTACTCACGCAGTTACTGCTGAATATTACGCACTCAACAAAGCTGCAGCAACATCCACAGAACTTGTGCAATTTAGTTGCTAACTGTGGCAGTGATGCGAGCGCACTTATACAAACATTACTGTTTCTTCATATGTGTgagtataatatttgtatatgccaTCAGACAATCTTATATGAATTCTGTCTAGTGTAGTTGTGAAATCGTGCCGACGCTTCTTAGTTAAGGTTTATAGTTTTCCAATAAGATTAAAGCGGAAAAtccttattttaatttactataaacttactaatatttatttatggtgtCTTTTAGTATGATATCGTGCAACAATTAGTTCTCTTAatacatcatacatacatacatatgtatataataaataggcgattgaaattttaattgaaataattactcgttaaaatatattttcccaaCAATATTATATTGCTTTGGGGTTTTTAAAGTCATACTGACtaacatccatacatatatgtaaatatttaatctttatACCCAGCAAGCAACCTTcagcgaacccagcgaagtgactggaattgacattagagtccaagcgctttgttgaACCATGAGGGGCTTGGCGATCCATTAGGGGTATTTGGGTGCCACAAAGAACGGTCGAAGCTCTCTAAGTGAGATGCTCTGTAGTTGCGGAAATCTACCCTATGACTTAAGCTAACCTAACCCAGTAAAGAAATCGAAATAGTTTCTAGGaggcataatttttgaatttatctattagatatttttttttttattttattaatttcattacactgaatgaaattttgaactaaTGGCTTCGAATAAAGAAAATGTAGGCTATTCGAAGTAGTTGTTTAGCTGCTTTCATTAAAGCTCTCTTAGAACAGTAGCTATTCTGAAACAAGCTTGAAACGTAATGTCACCATGAAAGCTCTTCGGTAGACTTTTTGTTATCTGAGACTCCAGTGTTTACATTACTCTCACAATAAatctaatttgaataaaatgaatGAACTTGTTTGAATCTAGACACGCCCTAATAATAATACTATACGGCACGTACTAATACTAAAACTCTTATATGTATTAactagtaattatttttatttttttcttaagaatTTGCTCTGATTACTAATTATTCTCTGAATAATTTAACTCAGCTGATCCCAAGCAACCGCAGCAACAAGGCATAACAGCTTAACTCAATATTGATAAATTCAGAAGCCAATACATTAGGTTCTAATtctgttgtattttattttaaaattcataataaatgCGTAAACATAATTCCAATGAAACTTAACTTTAATCGTTCCACCCTCCgacgcaaaaaaattattttcatacatagTACATTGTATTTCTTccgcatatttttaaatatttttttgcaacctTTTagtatattatacaaaataaatatgtgtgtatatccaGTATTATATTCTTATCTCCATTTTAATGCCACTTGTGTGCCCGCATTAAGCTCTCATCCACTTATAAATACTACACTGTATTATTTTGTCTTTGCGAATTTAATGTTAATGCCGACGGTGAGatcaatgcaaataaaatataaaatctgttGTTGCAAATTTTCCTGCATTAAACGTATGAACACACACACTTTTTCCGAGGTTTCGTTTTTGTGCCAATATTTGCTTTGCACGCGATCATTGTCACGTTTACCTTTTGCAGGTCTTCTGTTGCAATTTAACTGTAAATGTTGACGCACCGCTTGCGTACAGTGGAGTTCATTTGCGTGTACAGTGTTAAAAATATCCATTATACCATTATTATATGACCGCGTACTTCTGTTTAAAGGGTTATTCGGACGAATAAGAAGTGGTTTgacgaaaaaatatttccactttATACCTCAgaggtttaatatttttcgaacgaaattaaattgtattgtgataatttgtgtttaaatttaaaagtgaCTACTAAGCCTCTGAAACAGAAAAAGTTCAAAAGCGATTATTCTTCTTGGTTTTAGTAAGCATTTATGTAAATGGAACATATAATCTCTTTCATGAATTTTCGACATAAAAAACCGCATTCGCTTCAGAAGTCAATTCGAATGAGTGCTGATTGATGCTCAAACTCTCTCTTCCATACTAAAATCTTTGCATTTttgagtaaaacaaaaacaaaatacaataataaaaattggtgATCTACtttaatagaaaaacaaaacaatctcTTAAAatagtacaaatattttaagaaattgttttaattgttcTGCGGatcattaacataaaatatacaacaaataaaacaacaacactttcaaTTGGAACCGAATCAACCGTTTATAATTTCCTCGAAcgacgattttattttttttctttatttttgccgCCCACCGATTTGATTGCTTTATCTATAATTTCAGCAGATTTGCATAAACCTTCTTGTTCGCTCTCACTCAGCGTTAGCTTTATGTATGATGTTATGCCATTTGCGCCGAGCACTACGGGTAGTGATAAGAAAACATCATTTTCAATGCCTTGCTGACcctaagaataaataaaatcttaaatgcaTTTCCTCCACAATGCGAACTCAAGGTCTTAACTTACCTTTGCCGATACAGAACACGTgactatttcatttttattatccaAAATTGTCGAAACTACGGACGCCGCTGCCAGTCCGATTGCCCAATTGGTGTAACCCTTACCGGCGATCACCTCGTAGGCCGCCTTAACGACACGTTTATGCACTTCACCCCATTTATCGGTGTCACCCTCGGAGCCCACACATTTAGAAAGATCCGTAAAGCGTATACCACCCACACTAACAGCACTCCATACCGCTACCGAACTGTCACCATGCTCGCCAATAATATAGGCTAACACTGAACTCGGTGCGACACCCAGTCGCTGTGCGATGAAGTAACGGAAACGTGCGGTGTCTAAGTGTGTGCCAGTGGAAAATACACGTTCTTTGGGCAAACCGGAAATCGTCCAAGCGCCATATGTCAATATATCACAGGGATTCGAGACCATCACTAATATCGTATCGGGCGAATACTTGACCAGTTGTGgtattatttgatttaaaatctTCATATTCGTATCCAACAGTTCCAAGCGCGTTTGTCCCGGCTTCTGACGTGCACCAGCTGTGATGACACAAACAGCCGAATCCGCCGAAGCTTTGTAATCTGTATTGCCCACAATTGTTGCATCCCTCAGAAACACGGAACCTTGTTGTAAGTCTTTGCTTTCGCTATCCACTAATTTCTCGTTGGCATCTATAATGCACACTTCGTTGGAGATGTTTTGCGCTAGTATGCTGAACACTACCGCCATGCCCACATTGCCGCAACCCACAACGGTGACTTTGCGTTTGGTTTTCTTGGCTGGCCGAGCCACAGGTGCAAACAGTTTTTCACGAACCAAATCCGTTGAATATGCCCTGGAACTGAAGAGAAGTTGATATTAGCTTTCATTTTTTGTATATGTGGGTATATTTTGGTTTATAAGTAGTAATGAGAATTTAAATGGCATGCACTGGCTTCCTTCCAGAGGCAGTATTATCCAAACTACCTTGATAGCAAAGAGATCGCCTTGTATGTGGATTAAATTCACAGAATACCTTTATATAATGTATTTTagggttttataaaaataagtacgTTGAAATCAAGTTTGCCGTGAACCCGTAAACAAATGTGTATCGAAAGTTCATATGTGCGTTGGTGGGTTAAGCAATGTCAGGCGCGCCATCTCTAGGCGAAAATAAGAGGTAAACACTAGCGAGCACTGATTATTATGAAACTCGGATAATTATTACTCAAATGTAGCTAGCAGCCGCTAGAGGTCGCAATAAGCAGTAGTATCAAGTATTTTAATGCTCGCTTTGCTTACATATATTCCTCGATGAGCTAAAGGCAAGTgcttttataagaaatatttaaatttgtggtgcgttataataatacaataaaattgttgTATTGCCTCTCTGGGAACCtcgaattttcaatattttcatatacagtggaacttccataactcgaacttctataagtcgaagtcatataactcgaacttttgaattggcaatagagtttagaaatcaaatttcatacaaattaccttccataactcgaacttccttaactcgaatttctccacaactcgaactcatgaatgggcaatagaagtcaaatctcatacaaatttccttcctaaATCGAACTCTTCGACCAGGCtatgatacaaaatttaaaattttactatcgaggcagtattttaaaagagtctgtctatatcgtatggaggctaacgaaaaatatgatattattcttatggattgcataaattagGTAACAatggcatgggatacagacttcaatagccaaacaatagcaaaatggattacagaaaacatcttttaacgtaCGTCCATTTTtgagaagtaaataaatatatattttacagctttttgaaagatattatgttttaatgaaaattctagaACTcggagtttttttgtggattatggtgattcgagctagagaagtttcactgtattaaCATATCTTAAGAAATAAGTATTAGGACGACATAGTTCATTCTATTGGCTTGCATTATCGACACTAATATCCTTCCTAGAGACACCAGGGTGACAATCCCGGTTTCTCTACAATTCTTCTATAAGCTGTATAATTAATGAGGTCTAGgaatcatataatatataccaaTCAATACGCTTTAGAGACCTACGTAAAAGAAGTAGTCTTAATGGAATACATTTGTGTTGCAGAAATCGTCGACAAAATCTAAGAAATGGATCATATCCAATGTTTGCAAAAATAATCTGAAAACATTTTTGACTTTAAGGGAAAGGTAAGACCTTCAGTAGTAAGAAGAGAAATTATCAATTTTTTACTTATCAGTTGAATCAGTTGGGAACTAAGTAGGTGTGGATCTTTAGATCAtcagaatattaccaaaaataattGCAAGGATTTTGCTATATTTAGTTCCGTTAatctcatttttatactctcgtaacaaaagttgctaagagagtattatagttttgttcacctaacggttgtttgtaagtcattaaactaaacgagttagatatagggttatatatatcaaaacaagtaaggaaaggttaagttcgggtgcaaccgaacattttatactctcgcaatttattgatgtaattttataaagataacacaattcgacccatatattctgattaaagttcaatagagtaacgaaaatcatcataaatagtatatggggaccagagagctgcaacgggtatatcattttcgtgcacactcgaatgtccactctgatttcgtttgatcaaacttttcggtatgaatacacgtattgatcgcttggagacatgttcaaaacgaacgagcctttcgcgacacgcgaaacacaagcatatatgcttgttttaacagagtgccgagttgacactcgtttgtgaacgagctggcactctaacccgatcgtattgaatgtgatcgagtcacacacgagtgtgcacaaaatttcagaatatgtatgtatgtaattggcagtcatgctattattgcgtagtgattgtcaacgattattggttttgtttgttttgtttactatttataattcataatgacaacgatagaaaattcgggttgtgagaacatttccaatggcacaaacaccttatctggtctacacctgaaatttgtgatttaaaaaaaattaaaatatttaagtgcaatgaaatgttttttatttatgatttatgaattaataaataaaataagttttgagtgaattctattcttaaattgaattattcttttataatatgtactatgtacgtctaatattcaaattattcaaccaaaaaagctaagacagaacgcgtcatcccgacgccaacatacatacatatgtgtgtacgtatgtttatctattattttttggtcttcgagtgccactcgagtgtgtcgatcacaatcaacacgtgcacgacacacccgaaaatataatatacataaaatccgagtttgctgcttgcactcgaagataggaccgtcgtgattgttcgtttgcgttattttcgcttcgggttccaaactcgatggaacacgtgtttgaagagtgttacgacacactcgtaccgaatttaagctagtgtgattgaacacactcgaacatacccgaagctgctctccgatggggactgaggtaattcctgaagaataaaaagagaaattatCAATTTTTTACTTAGCAGTTGAATTCGCGGGAACTAAGTAGGTCTGGATCTTCAGAACATCAGCATATAACCAAGAATAAATGCAAcgattttgctttattttttattatttatttccgtTAATCTCATTTTTTTGTAACATTCTATATGTGTCATACATacgtaatataaaatattaattacctCATTGAGACATAAAAACATGAATAACAGTAAaccaacattattattattgcgttAGACGGAAAGACATTATCAACGTCACATCGATGGGGCAGAACAATCAGTTCTGGCAACATCAATACGGCAGCGTCAATTAATGCTAATTTGCATAAACATTCATGCAACCTTTTTCAAACTGCAACCGCAGATTATGTGGCAatgtcactgttgttgttgttgttgttgttgttgttgttgttgttgctgttattttgcatttattaaacTGGCTGTTATGgtcgtcaaaaaaaa containing:
- the LOC105213691 gene encoding L-lactate dehydrogenase, which gives rise to MLSKLNHVKFGVRGAFALRCASNRRILSPSPLNPPHECSILSQQRKYSQRMFYHNPEAYATGARRQQYLREQQKTTKYQPLKYASGVALSKRTVIPSITTHQRHLGRMQILLNAPRPSSEPATSNGVDILSSRAYSTDLVREKLFAPVARPAKKTKRKVTVVGCGNVGMAVVFSILAQNISNEVCIIDANEKLVDSESKDLQQGSVFLRDATIVGNTDYKASADSAVCVITAGARQKPGQTRLELLDTNMKILNQIIPQLVKYSPDTILVMVSNPCDILTYGAWTISGLPKERVFSTGTHLDTARFRYFIAQRLGVAPSSVLAYIIGEHGDSSVAVWSAVSVGGIRFTDLSKCVGSEGDTDKWGEVHKRVVKAAYEVIAGKGYTNWAIGLAAASVVSTILDNKNEIVTCSVSAKGQQGIENDVFLSLPVVLGANGITSYIKLTLSESEQEGLCKSAEIIDKAIKSVGGKNKEKK